The window ATCCTTTGCTCCCGGAGGTCCGCCATGCAGTTGTCCGGAGTCGGAGTCAGTCCCGGCCGGGTCGCCGGTCCGCACGTCGTCGTGGTCGCTGACCTGCGGGAACCGGATTCCACGCCGGTCTCGGGTGAGCTGTCCGCGGAAGCGGGCAAGATCGGGCCGGCCGCGGAATCGGTCGCCGCGGCGCTGTCCGATCGTGCCCGTTCCGTGTCCGGAGATGCCCGATCGGTCCTGGAGACGACGGCGGCGATGGCAGCAGACCCGGCCTTGCTCGCGTCCGCGGAGAAGCTCGTGCTCGAACGTTCCCTGTCCGCGCCGCGCGCGGTGTGGGACGCGGCGGGTGAATTCATGACGGCGTTGCGAGCGGCGGGCGGCTACCTGGCCGAGCGCGTCGCGGACGTCGCCGACGTCCGCGACCGGATAGTCGCGGCGTTGCTGGGACTGGCGCCGCCCGGTGTTCCGGACCTGACGGCGCCGAGCGTGCTGGTGGCGCGCGACCTCGCGCCCGCCGACACCGCCGGGCTCGACCCGGACCTCGTGCTCGCGCTGGTGACCGAGGAGGGCGGCCCGACGAGCCACACCGCGATCTTGGCCAGGGCACTGGGGATTCCCGCCGTCGTCGCGTGCGCCGGAGTCCTCGATCTGTCCGGACCCGGGCTCGTGGTCGACGGTTCCGCGGGCACGGTCTCGCCGGCCGACGGCCGCGTCGTGGCGCCCGCGCGGACGTCCCAACCGGTGTGGGACGGCGTCGGCAGGCTCGCCGACGGCCACCGCGTGAAGCTGCTCGCGAACGTCGGCTCGGCCTCGGACGCGGCCGCTGCTGCGTCGGCCGGGGCCGAGGGAGCCGGGCTGTTCCGGACGGAGTTCTGTTACCTGTCAGCGACTTCGGAGCCGACCGAGTCCGCGCAGCGAGCGGCCTACGCGGCGGTGCTGGCGCCGTTCGCCGGGAAGCCGGTCGTCGTCCGGACGCTGGACGCCGGTTCGGACAAGCCGCTCGCGTTCCTCCCGGTGGGCGCGGAACCGAACCCCGCGCTGGGCGTCCGCGGGCTGCGGATCGCGGTCGACCGGCCGGACCTGCTGGACCGCCAGCTGGCGGCGATCACCGCGGCGGCGGCCGACACGGGCGTCGAGCTGTCGGTGATGGCCCCGATGGTCGCGACGGCGGCGGAGGCGGCGTGGTTCGCCTCGCGGGCACGTGCGGCGGGGATCGCCCGCGTGGGCGTGATGATCGAGATCCCGGCGGCGGCGCTGTGCGCGGCGGAGATCCTCGCCGAGGTCGACTTCGTGTCGCTGGGCACGAACGACCTGGCGCAGTACGTCTTCGCGGCGGACCGCCAGCTCGGCGCGGTGGCCGCGTTGAACGACCCGCACCAGCCGGCGTTGCTGCGGCTGGTGGGCCTGGTCGCGGAAGCCGGTGCGGCGGCGGGGAAGCCGGTGGGGGTGTGCGGTGAAGCGGCGGCGGATCCGGCGTTGGCGCCGGTGCTGGTGGGGCTGGGCGTCACGTCGTTGTCGATGAACGCGGTGGCGCTGGCGGGCGTGGGCGCGGCGTTGCGCGCGGTCGACTTCGCCGAAGCCTGCTCGCGGTCTCAAATTGCGACTGCCGGGCGTCGGCGGCGGTCCTAGCGTCGAGGACGGCCGTGCTCGATTACGGGAGCCGGGCGGCCGATGGAGGCGACGATGAAGGCGCTGGTTTACCACGGTCCGGGTGCGAAGGCTTGGGAAGACGTCCCGGACGCCGCCGTCCAGGAGCCGACCGACGTGGTCGTGCGCGTCGACACCACCACGATCTGCGGCACCGACCTGCACATCCTGCAGGGCGATGTCGCCGCGGTCACCGACGGCCGGATCCTCGGCCACGAAGCGGTCGGCACGGTGACCGCGGTCGGGGACGCGGTCCGGGCGTTCGCGGCGGGGGAACGGGTGCTCGTCCCGGCCATCACCCAGTGCGGGCGGTGCGAGTACTGCGGGCGCGGGATGCCGTCGCACTGCCAGACGGTCGGCGGGATCGGCTGGATCTTCGGCCACCTCATCGACGGCACCCAGGCCGAACTGGTGCGCGTACCGTTCGCGGACACGTCGCTGCACGCGGTCCCGGACGGCGTCACGAACGAGCAGGCGATCTTCCTGGCCGACTCCTTGCCGACCGGGTACGAGGTCGGCGTCCTGGCCGGCCGCGTCCGCCCCGGCGACACGGTGGCGGTGGTCGGCGCCGGCGCGGTCGGGCTCGCGGCGATCCTGACCACGGGCCTGTGGGGCGCGTCGAAGGTGATCGCGGTGGACTCCAACAAGTTCCGCCTGGAGAAGGCCCTGGAGTTCGGCGCGACGGACGCGTTCGAAGCGGGCCCCGACACCCGCTCGGACGTCCTCGGCCTGACCGACGGCCTCGGCGTGGACGTCGCGATCGAAGCGGTCGGCTACCCCGAGACCCTGCGGACGGCGGCGTCGCTGGTCCGCCCCGGCGGCCGCATCGCGAACATCGGCGTGCACGGCGTGCCGGTCGAGCTGCCGATGCAGGAGATGTGGATCCAGAACCTGACGCTGACGATGGGCCTGGTGGACACGGTCTCGATCCCGACCCTGCTGAAGATGGTCGCGTCCGGCCGCATCCCGGCCGAGCGCATGGGCACCCACCGGTTCACGTTCGCGCAGCTGGAGGAGGCGTACGACGTCTTCGCCAACGCGGCCGCGAACTCGGCGCTGAAAGTGGTCATCACGCCTTAGGTGACGGTCGGATCCCCGAGCCCGAGCTCGGGCGGGCGCCCCCGCCGGTTGACGACGACGGCCGCGGACCTTACGGGCGAGGCGGAAACCCCGGGGCGTGACATCTCGAGCCGCAGCACGCGGGCGCCGGTGACGTCGAGGTCGATCGTCGCCGGCTTCCCGACCGCGACGGCGTGCTCGGACCGGGGCTTACCGTCGAGCAGCACGCGGAAGTGGCCGACTTGGAAGGGATCCCGGGCATCGTCGAGCACCCCGGCGACGGTGGTGAACCGCTGGTAGTGACCGCCGAGGTCCAGTTCGACGAAGCCCGGCCCGGTGGCGGTGGGCGTGGTGGGCCGCAGGACGATGCTGTGTTCGTACCGCACGTCGTCGATCGACGCCGCGCCGCGGCGCACCCCTTGGCTGGCGCACGTCCACGGCAGCTCGGCGGCGAGCACCGGCCGCGGTTCCCGTGCACCGCCGAGCCAGACCCCGCGGCGGGGCATCGGATACTGTCCCTGTCCGGTGATCGCGGCGAGGAGATCGGCGACGCCGGCCTCGGTGAACTCGCCGACGTGGTACCTGGCCGTCGAATGCGCATTGAGGAACGCCGGGATCTCGTCGATCGAGCGGCCGGGCAGGACGACGGGGAGGACCCGTTCAGTTTCGCGGCGCAGGTCCCGGGTCAGGTTGTCGCGGATGATCGCGGCTTCGAACTGGGAACCCCGGCCCTCGTGGGGCATCGCCGTGCCGTCAGCACGGCGTTTGTACTCGGCAGAAGCGATGACCAGGATGAAGTCCGCTTCGCTCAAGTGCTGGGTGGCCCACAGGGACCAGTCACGACGGACGTTGTCGTACCACGAGTCGAGGTGCACGTCCAAGCCGATGACGCCGCGCAGGAACGTCGCGAACTTTTCCACTTGAGCCTTGTGTTCGGGCGTGTCGTGCGCGTAGGTGACGAACACCCGGGGTACCTCGCGGTCGGACATCGGTCGCTCCTCGGGATCGGTCGGTGATTCACCGATCCGGGAGATCGGTATTCCGGAAACACTACGCGTGTGTAGCCGTGGCTTCTGTATTTGTCAAGGTGTCATTCGCGCCGTAACTTCGGGCGTGGCCAGTTATTGTCCTGTATCTGTCAGGTTTCCCACCTTCTACGTTGACGTCAAGCGGATCTAGGATGACATCCGCCTGGTGGGGAGCGGTGAAGGAGCGTCGGCACGCGTGTACGAGTTTGACGTGTTCATCAGCTACCGGCGCACCGCGAGCGACATAACGGAATGGATTCGCCACCATTTCCATCCACGTCTGTCGGAAGTGCTCGACAACAACCGCTACGAGGACGCGAAGATTTTCTTCGACGACCGGATGCGCACCGGGTCGAGCTGGCCGGGGGAACTGCGGTCGGTGCTGCAGCACTCCCGTGTGCTGGTTCCGGTCTGCTCCCCGAAATACTTCCGGGACGAACTGTGCCTGGCCGAGTGGTATTCGATGGCGGAGCGGGAGGCGCTCGGCACCGGGCCCCGGCGGCAGCTGATCTACCCGGTGATCTTCTGCGACTCCAAGAACTTTCCCGGCTGGGCGCACGAGCGGCGCATGCGCGACCTGCAGGAGTGGAACCACCCCTTCGAGCACTTCCAGACCGCGCCCGCCTACCTCGACTTCAACCAGGAGATCAAGCGGATCGCCGGGGAACTGGAGGACCTCATCGAACGGGCGCCCGAGTGGCGCGACGACTGGCCGGTGCGGACGCCGGCCCCCGAACCGCCGAAGCGGGCGCGGATGCCGAGGTTCTGACGGATGCCGGGATCGGTCTTCACCTTCTACTCCTACAAGGGCGGAGTCGGCCGGAGCTTCACCCTGGCCAACGTCGCAGTGCTGCTGGCTCGCTGGGGGCACCGGGTGCTCTGCCTGGACTGGGATCTCGAAGCCCCCGGCCTCGGCGACTACTTCCGGCCGCGACTGCCGGCGAAGCCCGCCGGGGGTGTGGTGGACCTCGTCGACGACTTCCGCTGTGGCCGGTTCGCGCCGGAGGCCCACGTCATGCGGCTGAAGGACGTCGGCGAACTCGACTTCGTCGCCGCGGGTACCGAGGAATCCGGTTACGTCGGACAGGTGCAGGAGATCGACTGGGCGGCCCTGTACGACGACGGGTTCGGCGAGTACCTCGAGCGGTGCCGTGAGCAATGGTCCGCCGAGTACGACTTCGTGCTCATCGACAGCCGCACCGGGATCTCCGACATCGGCGGGATCTGCACCGCGCACCTGCCGGACCACCTCGTCGTCCTGTTCACGGCGAACCGGCAGAGCATCCGCGGCGCGATGGACCTGGCCAGGCGCGCCGACACCGCGCGCAACCTCCTGCCGTTCGACCGTTCGCGGCTGACCGTCCTGCCCGTGCTGTCGCGGTTCGACAACCGTGAGGAGTACGACCGCTCTGAAACCTGGAGAGGCATCGTCGTGGACGAGACGGCCGAGCTGTACCGCCCGTGGCTCGACCAGTCGGTGACCGCGGAGACGATGTCGCGCCACCTCACCCTGCCGTACGTGTCCTACTGGAGTTTCGGCGAGCAGCTGCCGGTGCTGTCGGAGAAGACACCGAGCGCCGACCAGATCGGGTTCGCGCTCGAAACGGTCGCGGCGGTGATCGCCTGCCGCCTGGACCGCACCGACCTGCTGGCCGAGAACCGCGACGCCTACGTGGCGGCGGTGCGGGCGAGCAGGCAGGAGTTCAAGCACGACCTGCGGGTCAGCATCCCGCGGTCGTCCGTCGGCACGGCGAACAAGCTGGTCGCCGAGTTGGAGAAGCTCGACGTCCGCGTGGTGAAGTCGTTGTCGGGCGATCGCTCCCTGCTCGTGCGGGCCGAAGACGACGCTCGGCACCTGTGCCTGCTCGTCGACGGCAAGGTGAGCCGCTGGCAGTCCGCCGAGGTCGAGCTGTTCCTGCACCGCACCCTCGGCCAAGACCGCCGCGTGATCCCGATCCTGACAGCGGGCACCGAGGCGGCGTCCCTGCCGGGCTACGTCGGCAACCTCCGCTACCTGCGCCTCGGCGGTTCGCGCGGTCCGGCGGAAGTGGCCCGCGATCTCATCGGCCAGCTCAAGGGCTTCACCTCCCTCGTCGACGCGGGCGACGACGTCGACCTCGCGGCGGTGCTCACCCGGGCGCGCGGGTCCCGGCTACGCCCGTCCCGGTGGGACCTGGTGGACGAGCTGGTCACCGCCCTGCAGGCAGCCGCTGCCGCGGGCGACGGCGCCCGCACGAGAGAGCTGGCAGCGGACCTCGCGGTGGCGACGAAACCCCTCACCCCGAACGGCGACGGCCACCACCCGGCCCCGATCCCGACCCGCCAGTCGATCGACTGGCTCTTGCGGACCCTCGACGCCCGCGTGCAGACCACGACGCAGCAGCCGAACCACCGGAAGGATCACGGATGACCGACCGCCTGCCACACAAGGAAACCGCGGCAATGCTGACGCTGCTGGCGCTGGGCCGGGCGATACCCAACCCCGAGCTGGAGACGCTGGCGGGTTTCACGCTCACCGGCAAAGAACGCCGGCACCTCAAGGACATCGGATACATCACCAGCGAAAAGGTCGGTCGCCCCTTCGTGCACGAGCTCACCGCGAGTGGCTGGGTCTGGTGCCTGAAAGAGCTCGAAGAGCAGACCCCGCCGCCGCCTCGTGCGCAAAGCTCCCTCTGCTCCGCACTCTACGTCTTCGCCGGCGGTATCGGCGAAAGCCTCGAGCGCCGCGATCTCCGGTTCGCGGACATCTTCCCCTGTCCGGGTGGCACCATCGAGGACCGCATCCGCATCGCCTACCGGGAGCTGGTGACGGAACCCCGTGGTTGGGTCGGGCTGGTGGACCTGCGGCCGAAGCTCGGCGCGACCACCGAAGAGGTCGACGCTGCGCTGAAGGAGCTGAGCCGCGCCGGCAAGGTGCACCTGGTGCCCGAAGAGAACCGCAAGGCTCTCACCGACGCCGATCACGAGGCGGCGATCCGCATCGGCGGCGAAGACAACCATCTGCTCTCGATCGAGGCATCGTGATGGACGAGCTGACCGCACTGGCGACGCTGCGATTCGACTGGGCGGACACGCCGGACCACGTTTGGCGGGACTCGCCCTATCATGTCGACGGGCTGCACGCCGACGCCCTCGCCGCACTCGACACGGGCATCCGCGACGCCTCGGCCAGCGAGGGACCGAGCCCGATCGGGCTCGTGCTCCGCGGGCTGAAGGGCGTCGGCAAAACCCACCTCCTCGGTCTGGTCCGGCGGCACGTGCACCGGGCGCGGGGGTACTTCTTCCTCGACGACGTCACCGCGGCCGAGGCGTTCTGGGACAACACGGCCGAGGCACTGCGCCGTGGCTTCCTTCGGCTGGACGATTCGAGACAGTCACAGCTCAAGAGCTTCCTCCTGCGCGTGTGCCTGCGGGCTCAAGTCAGCGCCGAAGTCACCGACGCGATCCGTCGTGGACGCGGGCTGACCGTCGACCACGTCGAGGCATTCGTCGATGGCGTACACCGCCTGGACACGGTGGTCGGTGGCCAATGCGAGGATACGGCGCGAGCTCTGGTACTCATCGCGAGCCGGGACCGGGGCGCCAAGTACATCGGCGAAGACTATCTCGACGGGGACGAAGACCTCACCCCTGAGGCTCAGCGGTGGAACATCTATTCCCGGCCGAAACGGGCGCGCGTGCTCGTGGAGGAAATCACCCAGCTGCTCGCTCTTACGGGTCCGGTCGTGATCGCCGTGGACCAGCTCGACACCCTCGTCGCGCGGTCGATGAAGCGGACCCAGGAGATCGGCGACAGCACCGAGGAAGACCTGCTCGTCGCAGAGATCGCCGATGGGCTCATGGGGCTGCGGGAAGTCACCCGCAAGACCCTCACCGTGCTGGCCTGCCTGCCCAGCACCTGGGACCAGATCAAGTCGAAGGCAGCAGGCACCGTTCCCGACCGGTTCCGCGAGTCGGTGACTCTCGGGCGGATCCTCGACGCGGAGCTCGGCCGGGCGCTGGTCGCGAAGCGACTCGGTGTCGCCTACCAGAACATGGGCTTCACCCCGCCGCATCCGACCTGGCCCGTCGCTCCCGCGGCGTTCGACGAGCCGTGGGAACAGTGGACCCCGCGACAGATGCTCAAAATCATCGGCGCGCACATCGACGTGTGCCTGCGCACCGGACAGGTCAGCGAGCTCACTTCCTTCGACGAAAAGGTCTCGGTGCCGGTCACGCCCGTGCGGACCGTGGTGGCGGACGACCGGTTCGCCGAACTCGACGCCGAGTTCGGGAAGCTGAAGGCGGAAGCCGATCCGGAGAAGCTGCTCGCCGAGAAGACCGTGGACAAGGTGATGCCGGATCTCCTGTCGGCCGCTCTGCGCTGCTGGGTCACCGAGGTCGGCGACGACGACATGGAATGGTCGTGCGAACGCCAGAACGAGCGAAGCGAGGTGCACGCATGGCTGAGCCGGACGCTCGACGAGACCGCAGACCTCCAGGAGCACTGGGTCTTCCGGGCGATCGCGGCCCGGGATCCCCGTGCCGCGCTGAGCCGGTTCCGCAAGGCCAGGTCTGCGGCCGGGCAGCGGCAAGGAGTGGACAACCGGCATCTCGTCATCCTTCGGGACGTCTGGGGACGCGGGGCCAAGACGCGCGAAGAGGTCGAGAAGTTCACCGACGCCGGCGGCAAGACGATCCCGCCCACCACAACCGATGTGCGGACCTTCTGGGCGTTGGAGAGGATGCTCGGCACCGGCGGCCGTGAGCTGCACGAGTGGCTGATCGACCGGCGGCCCGCGAGCCGGTCGGACCTGCTGTCCGCCGTGCTGCCGGAGAAGCCGTCGGGGCAGCCCGCCGAAGGGACGCACCCGCCGCCGGCGGAGATGGCGCCGCCCGCTGAAGGCGAGATCACGCTCGGCTCCGTCGTCGGCTCGGGGGAGCCGGTGCGCGTTGAGCTTTCCGCGCTGCGCAAGCACGCCGCCGTCTTCGCGGGGTCCGGTTCGGGGAAGACCGTGCTGCTCAGGCGGATCGTGGAGGAGTGCGCTCTGCTGGGGGTCTCCGCGATCGTCCTGGACCCGAACAACGACCTCGCGCGGCTCGGCGACGCCTGGCCCACGCCGCCCGATGGCTGGGGGCCCGACGACGCCCAGCTCGCCAAGCGGTACCTGGCCGAGACCGACGTCGTCGTCTGGACGCCGGGACGGGCGACCGGGCGGCCGCTGGCCTTCCAGCCGCTGCCGGACTTCGCCGGCGTCCTCGACGACTCCGACGAGTTCGGGGCGGCCGTCGAGGTGGCGGTGGCGACGCTCGCGCCGCAGGCCCGGCTCACCGGGACGACGGCGAAGACCAACATCGGCCTGGCGGTGCTGCGCCAGGCGGTCGTCCGGCACGCGCGGACCGGGTCGCGCAGCCTGCCCGAGCTGATCGAGCTGCTGACCGACCTGCCCGGGGACGTCAGCAACCTCAACGACGCCCCGCGCATTGCGGCCGGCCTCGCCGAGATCCTGAAGGCGGCGATGGTCAACGACCCGCTGTTCGCGGGCGGCGGCGAACCGGTCGACCCGGGCGCGCTGCTGACCCCGGCGTCCGGCAAGCGGGCGCGGGTCTCGGTGATCAGCTTCGTGGGCCTGCAGGCGGAGGAGCAGCGGCAGAACTTCGTCAACCAGCTGCAGATGGAGCTGTTCGCGTGGATCAAGCGCAACCCGGCGGGCGACCGGCCGCTGGGCGCGTTGTTCGTGATGGACGAGGCACAGACGATGGCGTCGTCGGGCAGCCTGACGGCGAGTACGCGCAGCACGATCGTCCTCGCGTCGCAGGCCCGCAAATACGGCCTGGGCCTGCTGTTCGCGACCCAGGCGCCCAAAGGACTGCACAACCAGGTGGTCGGCAACGCGATGACGCAGTTCTTCGGCCGCCTGAACAGCCCGGCCCAGATCGCGGCGGCCAACGAGCTGGCGCGGGCGAAGGGGAGTCCGGTCGCGGACATCTCGCGGTTGGAGCGGGCCCAGTTCTACGTGGCGGGGGAGGCGTTCGGCTTCCGCCAGGTGGCGACGCCGCTGTGCCTGACCCACCACCCGGCGAGTCCGCTGCGGCTGGAGGAGGTGATCAGCCGGGCACGCGGCGAGGAGGTGTAGCGGACGTCGGCGATCATCGCCCGTGCCGGCGAGCCGCGCGGACCAGGCCCGGAAGGTCGATGATGAGGCTGCACCCCGGCGGGGAAAATCATCTCGGCTCCGCGGTCGATTCGGGCGCGTCCCGTTCGACGCCTGGGTGACGACGACCCGAAGGAGGCGGTTCAGCGATGACCGGACCGATCAGGCTGTACATGACGATCTCACTCGACGGCTTCGTGGCCGGGCCGGACGACCGGCCGGGCCAGGAGATGGGCCGCGGCGGCTTCCGGTTGTTCGACTGGCTGGCCGACGGCCACGGCGACGGGCCGAGCGCGCAGGTGGTCGCCGAGGCGACGGCGACGGGCGCGCTGATCTCCGGCAGGCGGACGTTCGAACTGGCCGGCCGCTGGGGCGGGGACCACCACGACGGCGTCCCGATCCACGTGCTGACCCACCACGTCGACCCGGACGACGTGCCGCCCGGGAGCGCGCGGTTCTACACGGACGTGGTGGCGTGCGCGGAAGAAGCTCGCGAGGCGGCGGGCGACCGCGGGGTCATGGTCCACGGCGCGGGCGCCGCGCAGGCGCTGCTGAAGGCGGGCCTGCTGGACGAACTGGACCTGCAGGTCGTCCCGGTCCTGCTCGGCGCCGGGCGCCGGCTGTTCGGCGAAGGGGCGCAGATCGAGCTCGAACCGGTGCGGCGGCTGGAGGATCGCGGCGTGCTGCACCTGCGGTACGCCGTGCGCCGGTGACGGCGCCCGGTCCCGGGCGCCGCGCACCCGGGACCGAGCGGAACGTCAGTCGGCGTCCGGGAAGTGGATGTCGGCGACGTGGACGTCCACGGTCGCGACCTCCAGCCCCAGGTACTGCTCGACGGCTTCGATCACCTGGACGCGGATCTGCTCGGCGAGCGCCTTGACCGCGTGGCCGAACTCGATCACCAGCGCGACGGTGATGGTCGCGTCGTCGCCGAGGACTTCGACGGACGTGCCCGCCTCGTCCAGCTCGTACACGCCTTCGGCCTTCGCGGCGACCCGGGTGACGATCTTGGCGACGACGCCGTCGGCCACCGTGGTGGTGCCGCGAACGCCCGCGGCGGAACGGGTTGCGGCCTCTTCTGTCTCTTCCGGCTCCCCGGCCTCGGCGGCCTCGGTCTCCTCCCCGACGGCATCGTCGGCGTCCGCCTCGGACTCGTCGTCCTCGCCGTCGGCGACTGCCTCGTCCGCGACCGTCTCGTCGTCCTCCTCATCGGCGACTGCCTCGTCCGCGACGGCTGCGTCGGACTCCTCGTCGTCGGACTCCACGGCGTCGACGGCGGCGTCCTCGACGTCCTCGGCCTCGTCGGTGCCAGTCGTGTCGTCGGAGTCTTCGGCGTCGTCGCTCGAGTCCTCGTCGGCTTCGTTCACGTCGGCGGTCTCGTCGACGGCGTCCTCGACCTCGGTGGTGTCCTCGGCCGTCTCGGCCTCGGGGGTGGCGGCCTCGACGGTCCCGGTGGGCGCGGTGCCGTAGCCGTAGCCTTCTGAACTGGGCCTTTCGTTCTGGGCGCGACCGAAGATGCTGTTGATGACGTCGGACATGTTTCCCCTTTTCGGGAGCGACGACTGCGGATGGGGACGAGCAGAGACGGCGACAGGATAGGGGTACCGCCCATGATCCCCGGCACGGCCCCCGGGTTCGAGACTCGGTTGTGTCCCAACGGATATCCGGCGCAAGACAACGCTCTCCGGGTTGACTGGACCTGTGCTCACGGTCCGTCAGGCCGGGGTGAGCGATCAGTGATCGCCATTCGGAAACCGCGTCCGGGAATTGTCCACTTTCTGGCCCGATCCCATTCCGTCAGCCATTCCGGAATAGCCCTGCCGGTACGCTCGAAGCCAGCGCGCGATACCCGGCCGGATTCAGGTGCAGGTGGTCGCCGACGTCGTAGGCGGGCAGCAGCCGGGTCGGTGCCGCCGGGTCGCGGGCCACGCGGTCGAAGTCGAGGACCGCGTCGAAATGGCCGCGGATCCACGTGTTCACCGAAGTCCGCGCCGCTTCGCGCAGCGGGTTGTCGTACCCCTCGTTGCCGCCGAACGGCGTCAACGTCGCGCCGTAGACCTGGATCCCGGCCGCGTGGGCGCGCGTCAGGATCTGGTCGTACGCGTCGATCAGATCCGACGCCGTGGCCGCGGCGGCGTCCGGAGCGGCCGTGCCGAGGTCGTTGATCCCCTCGAAGACGATCGCCCGCGAGACGCCGCTCTGAGCCAGCAGGTCGCGGTCGAGGCGGGCCAGGACGTTCGGGCCGAGGCCGTCCTGCAGCACTCGGTTGCCACCCGCGGCTTCGTTGACCACGGCCGACGGTATCCGGGACGCCAGCACGTCCGGCCAGCGGTCGTTGCCGTTGGTCGTCGAGCCGCGGCCGTCGGACAGCGAATCCCCGATCACCGCGACCGCCGATGCCGGCGAGAGCACTTCGATGCCGCTCAGGAAGTACCAGTGGTCGACCGGCGTCGCGCCCGGCAGGTCCGTGGCGCTCACCTGGTCGCCCGCGATCAGGTACGACGTCGTGCGCGAGCCCGGGTGGGAGGTGATCGACAGCGAATGCTGACCGTGCGCCAGGTAAGCCGTCACCGTGATGTTCTCGAAGGCGCGTACCGGGAACGGCAGCGGGTCGGACACCACCTGCGCGCCGCTCGGGACCGTCGTCGACGGCTTGCCGTGGAACGTCACCGGCACCGAGCTCCCGGGCGTGATCGCGCTGACCCCGGCGGCGCCGGAGACCGGACGGGCCACGGCAACGGAAGTCAGCGGCAACGGCGCTCCGCCGAAGGCGTTCGAGAACCGCAGGCGGATCCGCGGCCCGCCAACCGACACATGCGCCGTCTGCCGCAGGGAAGCGTTGTCCAGCACCCGGTCGGTCCCGGTGAACGGCGCCGGCGGCAGGTTCGCCGGTTCCGTCAGCTGCGGCATCGACGTCCACGTCGCCACCCACCGCGAGTCGGGCGGACGGCCGGAGGCACCCACGAACAACGCGGTCAGGACCGCGAGGCAGCAGACCGCGAAGGACCGTTTCACGACCCGAACTCCGGAGCCGGCACCCGCTCGAAGCCGACGTGCCGCCGCGGTCCGGTGAGCGTGCAGTGCAGGGTCGCCACGATCTGCTCGCTCGACGTCCCGACCCGCAGCTCGACGTCGCCGGGCTCGACCAGGCGCCGACCGGCCCGACCGGTGTACGACGTCAGATCGGCGTGCAACCCGATGTCCACC of the Amycolatopsis sp. NBC_01488 genome contains:
- a CDS encoding putative PEP-binding protein, yielding MQLSGVGVSPGRVAGPHVVVVADLREPDSTPVSGELSAEAGKIGPAAESVAAALSDRARSVSGDARSVLETTAAMAADPALLASAEKLVLERSLSAPRAVWDAAGEFMTALRAAGGYLAERVADVADVRDRIVAALLGLAPPGVPDLTAPSVLVARDLAPADTAGLDPDLVLALVTEEGGPTSHTAILARALGIPAVVACAGVLDLSGPGLVVDGSAGTVSPADGRVVAPARTSQPVWDGVGRLADGHRVKLLANVGSASDAAAAASAGAEGAGLFRTEFCYLSATSEPTESAQRAAYAAVLAPFAGKPVVVRTLDAGSDKPLAFLPVGAEPNPALGVRGLRIAVDRPDLLDRQLAAITAAAADTGVELSVMAPMVATAAEAAWFASRARAAGIARVGVMIEIPAAALCAAEILAEVDFVSLGTNDLAQYVFAADRQLGAVAALNDPHQPALLRLVGLVAEAGAAAGKPVGVCGEAAADPALAPVLVGLGVTSLSMNAVALAGVGAALRAVDFAEACSRSQIATAGRRRRS
- a CDS encoding zinc-binding dehydrogenase produces the protein MKALVYHGPGAKAWEDVPDAAVQEPTDVVVRVDTTTICGTDLHILQGDVAAVTDGRILGHEAVGTVTAVGDAVRAFAAGERVLVPAITQCGRCEYCGRGMPSHCQTVGGIGWIFGHLIDGTQAELVRVPFADTSLHAVPDGVTNEQAIFLADSLPTGYEVGVLAGRVRPGDTVAVVGAGAVGLAAILTTGLWGASKVIAVDSNKFRLEKALEFGATDAFEAGPDTRSDVLGLTDGLGVDVAIEAVGYPETLRTAASLVRPGGRIANIGVHGVPVELPMQEMWIQNLTLTMGLVDTVSIPTLLKMVASGRIPAERMGTHRFTFAQLEEAYDVFANAAANSALKVVITP
- a CDS encoding TIR domain-containing protein: MYEFDVFISYRRTASDITEWIRHHFHPRLSEVLDNNRYEDAKIFFDDRMRTGSSWPGELRSVLQHSRVLVPVCSPKYFRDELCLAEWYSMAEREALGTGPRRQLIYPVIFCDSKNFPGWAHERRMRDLQEWNHPFEHFQTAPAYLDFNQEIKRIAGELEDLIERAPEWRDDWPVRTPAPEPPKRARMPRF
- a CDS encoding CATRA system-associated protein, with the translated sequence MPGSVFTFYSYKGGVGRSFTLANVAVLLARWGHRVLCLDWDLEAPGLGDYFRPRLPAKPAGGVVDLVDDFRCGRFAPEAHVMRLKDVGELDFVAAGTEESGYVGQVQEIDWAALYDDGFGEYLERCREQWSAEYDFVLIDSRTGISDIGGICTAHLPDHLVVLFTANRQSIRGAMDLARRADTARNLLPFDRSRLTVLPVLSRFDNREEYDRSETWRGIVVDETAELYRPWLDQSVTAETMSRHLTLPYVSYWSFGEQLPVLSEKTPSADQIGFALETVAAVIACRLDRTDLLAENRDAYVAAVRASRQEFKHDLRVSIPRSSVGTANKLVAELEKLDVRVVKSLSGDRSLLVRAEDDARHLCLLVDGKVSRWQSAEVELFLHRTLGQDRRVIPILTAGTEAASLPGYVGNLRYLRLGGSRGPAEVARDLIGQLKGFTSLVDAGDDVDLAAVLTRARGSRLRPSRWDLVDELVTALQAAAAAGDGARTRELAADLAVATKPLTPNGDGHHPAPIPTRQSIDWLLRTLDARVQTTTQQPNHRKDHG
- a CDS encoding SEFIR domain-containing protein; this translates as MSDREVPRVFVTYAHDTPEHKAQVEKFATFLRGVIGLDVHLDSWYDNVRRDWSLWATQHLSEADFILVIASAEYKRRADGTAMPHEGRGSQFEAAIIRDNLTRDLRRETERVLPVVLPGRSIDEIPAFLNAHSTARYHVGEFTEAGVADLLAAITGQGQYPMPRRGVWLGGAREPRPVLAAELPWTCASQGVRRGAASIDDVRYEHSIVLRPTTPTATGPGFVELDLGGHYQRFTTVAGVLDDARDPFQVGHFRVLLDGKPRSEHAVAVGKPATIDLDVTGARVLRLEMSRPGVSASPVRSAAVVVNRRGRPPELGLGDPTVT